From Hyalangium ruber, the proteins below share one genomic window:
- a CDS encoding sulfite oxidase, with protein MADSIGTGSEEASASLEEREEAERQGLVVVKPEPFNAETPTQALALGRTPTPVFYVRSNHAEPELSPDTHRISVEGAVEDAFMLEVAELSQQKRRSLTVTLECAGNGRTSMAPLPEGEPWGQGALGTAIWTGVPLAEVLSRARLRKEAVEVLIEGADGKGSKRFARALPLSKALHPDTLLALEMNGAPLTRAHGAPVRLVVPGWYGMASVKWVSRIEALTRPFEGYYQRDRYIYDTADGRKPEPVTRMRVKSLITSPEEGARLTEGPVVVQGMAWSGERRVVQVEVAVDGGDNWKSATLLEVPRPSAWVRWAFTWENPKPGRHTLRARATDEAGETQPESAQWNRLGYGNNAVQVRVVYVG; from the coding sequence GTGGCGGACAGCATTGGGACAGGGAGCGAGGAAGCAAGCGCCTCCCTGGAAGAGCGGGAGGAAGCAGAGCGTCAGGGACTGGTGGTGGTGAAACCAGAGCCCTTCAACGCGGAGACGCCGACGCAGGCGTTGGCGCTGGGGCGGACACCGACGCCGGTCTTCTACGTGCGCAGCAACCACGCGGAGCCAGAACTCTCACCGGACACGCACCGCATCAGCGTGGAGGGAGCGGTAGAGGATGCCTTCATGTTGGAGGTGGCGGAACTGTCTCAGCAGAAGAGACGCTCGCTGACGGTGACGCTGGAGTGCGCGGGCAACGGGCGAACGAGCATGGCCCCGCTTCCGGAGGGTGAGCCCTGGGGACAGGGGGCCCTGGGCACGGCCATCTGGACGGGAGTGCCGCTGGCGGAGGTGCTCTCGCGCGCTCGGCTGCGAAAGGAAGCGGTGGAGGTGCTGATCGAGGGAGCGGACGGGAAGGGGAGCAAGCGCTTCGCCAGAGCGCTGCCGCTGAGCAAGGCGCTGCACCCGGACACGCTGCTGGCGCTGGAGATGAACGGAGCGCCGCTGACCCGCGCGCACGGAGCTCCAGTCCGACTGGTGGTGCCGGGCTGGTACGGCATGGCGAGCGTGAAGTGGGTGAGCCGCATCGAAGCGCTGACGAGACCGTTCGAAGGCTACTACCAGCGCGATCGCTACATCTACGACACGGCGGACGGGCGAAAGCCGGAGCCGGTGACGCGGATGCGGGTGAAGTCGCTGATCACCTCCCCGGAGGAGGGAGCCCGCCTGACGGAAGGCCCGGTGGTGGTGCAGGGCATGGCCTGGAGCGGGGAGCGCCGGGTGGTGCAGGTCGAGGTAGCGGTGGACGGAGGAGACAACTGGAAGTCCGCCACGCTGCTGGAGGTGCCAAGGCCCTCGGCATGGGTGCGCTGGGCCTTCACGTGGGAGAACCCGAAGCCCGGTCGTCACACCTTGAGAGCACGAGCGACGGACGAGGCGGGCGAGACGCAGCCGGAGTCAGCGCAGTGGAACCGCTTGGGCTACGGCAACAACGCGGTGCAGGTGCGCGTGGTGTACGTGGGCTGA
- the mnmG gene encoding tRNA uridine-5-carboxymethylaminomethyl(34) synthesis enzyme MnmG, with protein sequence MKLSYDVIVVGLGHAGSEAALACARMGLATLGLTLKRDRAAVMSCNPAVGGTAKGHLVRELDALGGEMGHAADRAGTHFKTLNASKGPAVQATRVLCDRDAYARTVQSVLFSQPGLTVHEAEVSSLVVEGGQVRGVVLGDGSQVQARAVLLTTGTFLQALMHVGEKKEVGGRLGDEAARGLSDSLRSLGFSLGRFKTGTPARLQRDSIDWDAVEPQPGDLPPRFFSWRTRQQLPSGHALPLQPPVTCGITYTTPDTHQLLRDNLHRSPLFQGDIVGRGPRYCPSLEDKVVRFSARERHQVFLEPEGPSSPLVYPAGLSTSMPADVQLRFLCSIPGLAHVEVVRFGYAVEYDYAPPTQLTSTLETKAVRGLFFAGQLNGTSGYEEAAFQGLYAGINAALQVKGEPPLLLGRDEAHGAVLVDELVTKGVDEPFRMFTSRSEHRLKLREGNAELRLARHGHRVGLVPREALERVEARALAVAAEVARLKRSGLAARLKRPEVSYAALAAESRREWPTLPPDVVEEVEVEVKYEGYIAQAERAAAREAEAWDGWIIPPGFRFAEVRGLSAEAAEKLVAHSPATVGQARRIPGMTPAALSLLLVALKKERSGVSTGLPGPSSRS encoded by the coding sequence ATGAAGCTCTCGTATGACGTCATCGTGGTGGGCCTGGGCCATGCCGGCTCCGAGGCCGCGCTTGCCTGTGCCCGCATGGGCCTGGCCACCCTCGGCCTCACCCTCAAGCGCGACCGCGCCGCCGTCATGAGCTGCAACCCCGCCGTCGGTGGCACCGCCAAGGGCCACCTCGTGCGCGAGCTCGATGCCCTCGGCGGCGAGATGGGCCACGCCGCCGACCGCGCCGGCACCCACTTCAAGACCCTCAACGCCTCCAAGGGCCCCGCTGTCCAGGCCACCCGCGTCCTCTGTGACCGCGACGCCTACGCCCGCACCGTTCAGTCCGTTCTCTTCTCCCAGCCCGGCCTCACCGTCCACGAAGCTGAGGTCTCCTCCCTCGTCGTCGAGGGCGGCCAGGTGCGCGGCGTCGTGCTCGGCGATGGCTCCCAGGTGCAGGCCCGCGCCGTGCTCCTCACCACCGGCACCTTCCTCCAGGCCCTCATGCACGTGGGCGAGAAGAAGGAGGTCGGCGGTCGGCTCGGCGATGAGGCCGCTCGCGGGCTGTCCGACTCGCTGCGCTCCCTGGGTTTCTCCCTCGGTCGCTTCAAGACCGGCACTCCCGCCCGCCTCCAGCGCGACTCCATCGACTGGGACGCCGTCGAGCCTCAGCCCGGTGATTTGCCCCCCCGCTTCTTCTCGTGGCGCACCCGCCAGCAGCTCCCCTCGGGCCACGCCCTGCCGCTCCAGCCTCCCGTCACCTGCGGCATCACCTACACAACCCCCGACACCCACCAGCTCCTGCGCGACAACCTCCACCGCTCGCCCCTCTTCCAGGGCGACATCGTCGGCCGCGGGCCTCGCTACTGCCCCTCCCTCGAGGACAAGGTGGTCCGCTTCTCCGCCCGCGAGCGACACCAGGTGTTCCTCGAGCCCGAGGGGCCCTCCTCCCCCCTCGTCTACCCCGCGGGCCTCTCCACCAGCATGCCCGCCGATGTGCAGCTGCGCTTCCTGTGCTCCATCCCTGGCCTGGCCCACGTCGAGGTGGTCCGCTTCGGCTACGCCGTCGAGTACGACTACGCCCCGCCCACCCAGCTCACCTCCACCCTCGAGACCAAGGCCGTGCGCGGCCTGTTCTTCGCCGGCCAGCTCAATGGCACCTCCGGTTATGAGGAGGCCGCCTTCCAGGGCCTCTATGCCGGCATCAACGCCGCCCTTCAGGTGAAGGGCGAGCCGCCCCTGCTGCTCGGCCGCGACGAGGCCCACGGCGCCGTGCTCGTGGACGAGCTCGTCACCAAGGGCGTCGATGAGCCCTTCCGCATGTTCACCAGCCGCTCCGAGCACCGCCTCAAGCTGCGCGAGGGCAACGCCGAGCTCCGCCTCGCCCGCCACGGCCACCGCGTGGGGCTGGTGCCGCGCGAGGCCCTCGAGCGCGTCGAGGCCCGCGCCCTCGCCGTCGCCGCTGAGGTGGCTCGGCTCAAGCGCTCCGGTCTCGCCGCCCGCCTCAAGCGCCCCGAGGTGAGCTACGCCGCCCTCGCCGCCGAGTCCCGCCGCGAGTGGCCCACCCTGCCCCCCGACGTCGTCGAAGAGGTGGAGGTGGAGGTGAAGTACGAGGGCTACATCGCCCAGGCCGAGCGCGCCGCCGCCCGCGAGGCCGAGGCATGGGATGGGTGGATCATCCCCCCCGGCTTCCGCTTCGCCGAGGTGCGGGGACTTTCCGCCGAGGCCGCCGAAAAATTGGTAGCCCACAGCCCAGCCACTGTGGGACAAGCCCGCCGCATTCCGGGGATGACTCCAGCGGCTCTTTCACTGCTGCTGGTGGCCCTCAAAAAGGAGCGCTCCGGCGTCTCCACAGGGCTACCTGGCCCGTCGTCCCGTTCCTGA
- the rsmG gene encoding 16S rRNA (guanine(527)-N(7))-methyltransferase RsmG produces the protein MDKVRFSDQLQQGCLTLGVSVAEDVPPRLHQLMNELLKWNAKVNLTAITAPEEVLEKHFLDSLAVLPEVEGAASLLDLGAGAGFPGLPLKLARPSLAITLVDAVSKKVGFIKAAVAALGLKESRGLHARAEGQPEVEGIPRAELLIARAFMDLPDWLDLAPAYVLPGGRVVAMLGKAQPDSELHARAAERNLRLVSARQYRLPFSGAERQVAVFTKV, from the coding sequence GTGGATAAAGTACGCTTCTCCGATCAGCTCCAACAGGGGTGTCTCACGCTCGGTGTGAGTGTCGCCGAGGACGTCCCTCCTCGCCTCCACCAGCTCATGAATGAGCTGCTGAAGTGGAACGCGAAGGTAAATCTTACCGCCATCACCGCGCCCGAAGAGGTGCTCGAAAAGCACTTCCTCGACTCGCTCGCCGTGCTGCCCGAAGTGGAGGGCGCGGCCTCCCTCCTGGACCTCGGCGCCGGCGCCGGTTTCCCCGGTTTGCCGCTCAAGCTGGCGCGGCCTTCGCTCGCCATCACCCTGGTCGATGCGGTGAGCAAGAAGGTTGGTTTCATCAAGGCCGCCGTTGCCGCGCTCGGGTTGAAGGAGTCCCGCGGACTTCACGCTCGCGCCGAGGGTCAGCCCGAGGTGGAGGGCATTCCCCGCGCCGAGCTGCTCATCGCCCGCGCGTTCATGGATCTGCCCGACTGGCTCGACCTCGCGCCCGCGTACGTGCTGCCCGGTGGGCGCGTGGTCGCCATGCTCGGCAAGGCCCAGCCCGACTCGGAGCTCCACGCTCGCGCCGCCGAGCGGAACCTGCGCCTCGTGTCCGCGCGCCAGTACCGGCTGCCGTTCTCCGGCGCCGAGCGCCAGGTGGCCGTTTTCACGAAGGTTTGA